From Algoriphagus sp. NG3, the proteins below share one genomic window:
- a CDS encoding response regulator transcription factor produces MKKILIIEDDLLISSLVQFRLKKDGYETILVKDGNAGINAIDTETLDLIITDVMIPFKNGIEIIHHVMKTKPETPIIVLSSLGEEEKIVLEAFNLGVADFIPKPFNPNELAIRVKRVLRS; encoded by the coding sequence ATGAAAAAAATCCTAATTATAGAGGATGATTTGCTTATTTCCAGCTTAGTTCAGTTTCGCCTCAAAAAGGATGGGTATGAAACTATCTTGGTTAAGGATGGTAATGCCGGAATCAATGCCATAGATACCGAAACATTGGATCTGATCATTACAGATGTGATGATTCCTTTTAAAAATGGAATTGAAATCATCCACCATGTAATGAAAACAAAACCAGAAACACCTATAATCGTATTAAGCTCATTAGGAGAGGAAGAAAAGATAGTTTTGGAAGCCTTTAATCTGGGCGTGGCAGATTTTATCCCTAAACCCTTTAACCCCAATGAGCTGGCGATTCGGGTTAAACGTGTCCTCAGATCATAA
- a CDS encoding amidohydrolase family protein, protein MKKEILYAGLFCLGVLGVLSTHPTNAQSDPSGKKRITDTYAITNATVFTAPGQKGTKATVLIKNGLILDIGSKLNLPKEAKTIEGDSLYIYPGFIAGASDVGITKPKDPDRPDDFVSSNPPDEIAGVTPWRSAMDQFSIKDGKVDELRKAGFTIAQIKPEGGMLAGKTAVILLGNEHSTNLLKENAALAASFNGSRGMYPATAVGVMAKFREVYDNAKLTDERSQKYTTVSGLKRPEITPTYSAMQEVISGQIPVLFSASTELEIRRAISLQKEKGFKLILTDLEEYETVLDAIKASGAHVLVKLEIPDDKAIKAQKDEASEEATQLYARVKKAYDDALAQTAKLEKAGIPFAFTTVGVKSKDIMKSLQVMIENGLPEQAALAALTTNPASILGLSKVTGTIEKGKMANLILSTDSLFAKDSQIKHVVVDGYIYDYETKAKKKSSKEGKNGDAVQIEGNWDYTSESPAGSSGGILSIKKEGSEYTGTITYDDPSGSDTATSPIKNVTLEEGTLSFSFDVNANGMQITVDVSGEVSEGSYDATMTVGEFGSFPFKGTLTPTLIANN, encoded by the coding sequence ATGAAAAAAGAAATACTCTACGCAGGTTTGTTTTGCTTAGGAGTACTAGGGGTTCTTTCTACTCACCCGACTAATGCTCAGAGCGATCCGTCGGGAAAAAAAAGAATCACTGATACTTATGCTATCACAAATGCAACTGTATTCACAGCACCAGGCCAAAAAGGTACAAAAGCAACCGTACTGATTAAAAACGGCTTGATCCTCGACATAGGAAGTAAGCTAAACCTTCCCAAAGAAGCAAAGACTATTGAAGGTGATTCACTTTATATCTATCCAGGCTTCATCGCAGGAGCTAGTGATGTAGGGATCACCAAGCCCAAAGATCCCGACAGACCGGATGACTTTGTATCCTCTAATCCCCCGGATGAGATCGCAGGGGTGACTCCATGGAGATCGGCAATGGACCAGTTCTCCATTAAAGATGGTAAGGTGGACGAACTTAGAAAAGCAGGTTTTACAATTGCCCAGATCAAACCAGAGGGTGGTATGTTGGCAGGTAAGACTGCAGTCATACTATTGGGAAATGAGCATTCAACCAATCTTTTGAAAGAGAATGCTGCGTTGGCCGCCAGTTTCAACGGTTCTAGGGGAATGTATCCGGCTACGGCCGTTGGGGTCATGGCAAAATTCCGTGAGGTATATGATAATGCCAAACTCACCGACGAACGTTCCCAAAAATACACTACTGTATCAGGACTGAAGCGACCAGAGATCACACCTACATACAGTGCCATGCAGGAAGTCATCAGTGGTCAGATCCCTGTGTTGTTTTCTGCTTCCACGGAATTGGAAATCAGACGGGCAATCAGTTTACAGAAGGAAAAGGGATTCAAATTGATCCTGACTGATCTAGAGGAATACGAAACTGTATTGGATGCTATCAAGGCTTCCGGAGCCCATGTCTTAGTGAAACTGGAAATCCCTGATGACAAAGCTATAAAAGCACAAAAAGATGAGGCTAGTGAGGAAGCCACCCAGCTTTATGCCCGTGTGAAAAAAGCGTATGATGATGCACTAGCACAAACTGCCAAATTAGAAAAGGCTGGTATTCCATTCGCCTTTACCACAGTGGGCGTGAAATCCAAGGATATCATGAAATCGCTCCAGGTTATGATAGAAAACGGCCTTCCAGAACAAGCTGCACTAGCGGCTTTGACTACAAATCCCGCATCCATCCTAGGCTTGAGTAAAGTGACTGGAACAATAGAAAAAGGGAAAATGGCAAACTTGATTTTAAGCACGGATTCTCTTTTTGCGAAAGACAGCCAAATCAAACATGTGGTAGTAGATGGTTATATCTATGACTATGAAACCAAAGCGAAAAAGAAATCCTCCAAGGAAGGTAAAAACGGCGATGCTGTGCAAATCGAAGGAAATTGGGATTATACCTCAGAAAGTCCTGCCGGATCCTCAGGTGGAATCCTCTCGATAAAGAAAGAAGGTTCAGAATATACCGGTACTATTACATATGATGATCCATCCGGCTCGGACACGGCCACTTCCCCGATTAAAAATGTGACATTAGAAGAAGGAACACTGTCTTTTTCATTTGACGTCAATGCAAACGGTATGCAGATCACTGTGGACGTTTCCGGAGAAGTCAGTGAAGGCAGCTATGATGCTACTATGACAGTCGGTGAATTCGGATCATTCCCATTCAAAGGCACACTTACCCCAACCCTAATCGCAAATAATTAA